From the genome of Sediminibacter sp. Hel_I_10:
AGGTGCGCCAAACGGAAGCTTTTAGAGAAAACTCTGCAAGTGCAGAGTACAACCCAGGTTCTGTAGATGGTAAGCGTCCTGGTATTTTTTATGTTCCTGTTCCAGACCCATCATCTTACAATATTTTTTCTGATGAATCCCTATTTTTACATGAGGCCATCCCTGGACATCATTACCAAATATCCCTTCAGCAAGAAAACAAATCTTTACCAAAATTCAGAAAAACCTTATGGTATAGCGCCTATGGTGAAGGTTGGGCACTTTATAGTGAATCTCTTGGAAAAGAACTTGGCCTTTATACAGATCCATATCAATATTTTGGTATGTTGAGTGCCGAGATGCACCGAGCTATCCGATTGGTTGTAGATACAGGTTTGCATAGCAAAGGCTGGACTAGAGAAGAAGCGATCAAATACTCCATGAAAAATGAGGCCGAAAGTGTAGCAAGTATTACGTCGGAAATTGAACGTTACATGGCCAATGGCGGGCAAGCATTATCCTATAAAATAGGGCAATTAAAAATAATAGCGCTACGTGCCAAAGCCGAAAAAGCGTTAGGAGACAACTTTAACATCGCACAATTTCACAATGAAATATTAAAAAATGGTTGCCTCCCATTAGCCGTATTAGAAGACAATATCAACGCTTGGATTTCTAAAAACAAAGCCTAGTTATGAAATTATTATGCCCCTTATTCATTTACCTATTCATCAGCATCTCATTTGCACAAACGCAAATTATTGATGGCGAAACAAAATATCCAGTAAGCTACGCTACCATTTCCTTTGGTGATGGGCAAGGTATTTTTGCAGATGATGATGGGAAATTTTATTTCACGAAAAAACTATACAAGGATGTTGACTCTTTATATATTTCTGCCCTAGGCTTTAAGGATTTAAATATTTCAACAGAAAATTTACCGAAAACCATTGTATTACGTGCCGAGGCAGATAAGTTAGATGAAATCGTGGTAAGTGCCAAAATGGATAGAAAGTTCAAAAAAGAAACCTTAGAGCCCTACTTAGATGATGATTATTACAGCTGTTGGTTACCCACAATTGAAAGCGAAATTGCCGTATTTTTTCCTAACGGAAATGAACAGTTAAAGAAAATTACATCCGTTCTATTTCCTATTACACTGGAGTCTCGTGATTGGGAAAAGCGTAAAAGATCTAATGCCGATAAAAGACCATTTTCAACATTATTTAAGGTAAAGTTTTATAAAAATGATAGTGGCCATCCAGGAGAGGTGTTGACCTATAGCAACATTGTTTTTGTAGCTACTGAAAAAAACGGAGATGAGTTTGAACTGGATGTCAATGAGCATGACCTTTTTATACCCGATGACGGTTTCTTTGTATCGCTGCAAGTTTTAGGTTATACTGATGATCAAGGAAAACTGCTTCCCAACAAAAAGTATAAAGAAATTAAATCGAAAACTGGAGGCATCATTAAAATACCCACTAACTTTAGACCTCTGCTCCCATTTACAGATGAAATGAATGGGCACCGTACCTTTATAAAACGTGTCTTTATCAACGGCAATAATTGGGTGCAATTTAAAGAGGGCAATGGCATTGAGTCTAGCCTTTTAAGATCAGGACTTAATAATTACGGTGTTGGTATTAACTATAACGCATACAAAGATGAATAATCCCTGGCACCTTTACCTCATGGCAGCAATGTATATATTTGCTGGCGCCATGCATTTTATAAAACCAAAAATGTACCTGCGCATCATGCCCAGGTATTTACCAAACCCTAAACTTTTAGTGATATTAAGTGGTATTGCAGAAATTATTTTGGGTATCGCTTTGTGCATTCCGGTTTTAAAAGCATTTTCAATTTACGCCATTATAGCGATGCTTGCAGTATTTTTGTTGGTACACGTTTACATGCTCTCTAGTGAAAAAGCTGCTGCGGGAATCCCGAAATGGATTTTACTCTTACGCCTCCCCCTTCAATTTGGATTGATGTATTGGGCGTTGTGGTATTTATAAGAACCTAAGGTTTAGGGTATCGCTTTTTGATATCCCAGATTAAACTTTCAAGCCCATTTAATTTAAGCTCATAAACCTGATTGAGCATATCTCCCAATTGCCCTTTTGGAAAACCTTTGCTGTGGTACCAAACCACATAGTGCTCTGGTAAATCTATGATATAACGACCCTCAAATTTACCATAGGGCATTTTGGTATGGGCCAATTTGATTAGGAAATTCTTATCGGGTTGTAGCATTTTATTTTGAAGCAAAAGCCTCATAGGTTTTAAGGTCGTTTTCCACCTTTTTGTTCCAAAAGCTTTGTTGGTCGTGGTTTATAGAATGATCGCTTTGCGAATCGTAAAGTTGTTGCATTTCAGCTAATTCCTTATTAGCCACCTCATGTAAACTCCTCAACTCCTCTCGTATATTCTGAGATACGTTTAGTTTAGAAATTTTATGACGTAAGCGTCTTACATGTAACTCTGTAATATCAAAGTGTAACTGCTCATGAGATAAAATATGGGCATCTGCCCTACCGGTAATGTACCAAGATTTTTTAGGATAAAAATGAGCGTCTACGGTGCTCTCGAAGCTTACAAACCGATCGTTAGATTGTTGCAGAGCAAATGAAAACGTAATTCCTGAAGCCGTAAGCGCCGCCTCATCTGTTTCTGATGGTACTTCGCCTTGAAAATCATCCCAAGCTAGTTTTTTATCGCGATTCCAAGACATGGTAACTTCCTGTTCTGGAAAGCCAATGAGCATTAAAAGAATAATTACTACATGTCTGAACATTAATTCCAGTTAAATACAATGACTTTTTCAATTTCTGGATGAAGGCTGTAATGTACAGGACAGGTATTTGCCGTTCTTTCTAAAATTGTTTTACTCTTAGCATCGGCCTCAAAAGGAAATGTCACTACAACTTCTATCTTAGAGATCCGCCTTGGATTACTAGCCATAGTTTTGGTCACCTCTGCGTTGGTGCCCGTCATGTCAAGACCCAAATCTTGAGCTTTGATCCCCATTACGGTCAACATACAACTCGCTAAACCTGTAGCTACCGTATCTGTGGGTGAGAATGCTTCCCCTTTGCCGTTATTGTCTGTTGGTGCATCAGTCAAAAAACTGTTACCCGATTTCAAATGCGTGCTTTCGGTTCTTAGATTGCCGAGATAAGTTACTTTTGAGGTCATAATTTTGCTTCAATAATGGTCATATTATCATATTTCACGATATAAACCGCTTCATTATAATAGCCACCAAATGGTTTTTTACTATATCGAAATTTATTCTCTACATATTCGGTCTCTAAGGTGTTGGGCGATGATTTGTAAAGGTTCTCTCCATAAGATAAACGCAATAACAGGTCAAACGTTAAGTCAAAACCTCTTACGCCATATTTATTAGGACTCACATTATAAATCCTTCTATAAGCCCTTACAAAAGCATTGCTCGCCGTCGACACATCTGTAGTTCTATTTGGAGATGGATAATGAAATTTTAAATTAGACAAATGATAATTAGAAATTTCCTTTCCTTCAAATGCTTTGTTTTTATTGGTGGTCATTAAAATAATCTCATTATTATCAGTAGTCATACCATTGATCATACTAATAACGTTTGAAGCAAAACCTTCATTTTTGGTTTCTAAAAACACAATGTTTCGACCTTTCCCAATCGCATTTAATAAATCTGTTTGATAAATAAAATAAGCCTCTTGACCCTCCTTGTTTTTTCTAGAAAAGACCTGTTTCGCCTCTGGAAATTCGGTTTTCAAACGATCACTAATGGCTTTGTTTTTTGAATCTGAAACAATAATCATACGTCGAGATAATGAATCAGACTTTACGTAATTGATAATGGTCTGCTCTAATAGCTCATTAGAAGGAATGGTTTGAAACACATTGCCATAGAGGTTTTTAGGCATGGTCAACGGGGACAACACCGGGATGCTATCCGTTTTTAAGGCCGAGGCCACAGCATCGAAATTTTCGGTTAATAAAGGTCCGATGACAGCATCGTATCTCGTAAAATCATTTTCACGTAATATCTTTGAAATTTCCGAAGACTGGTTCTTAGTGTCAAACACTTTAAGATTGGTAGAAATACCAAGCTGTTTTGCAGAATCCAATGCCATAAGAACACCAGCATGAAAGTCTAGTGAGACTGAAAGAAATCCATCGGTTCTTATTGCTTTTTTTGTAGCCTCTATAGAGTCTACATCAATCTTATTGGTTTTAAAAGGCAACATCAAGGCGATGTTTTTAGGCTTTAAATTTTTAAGATTCTTGGTTAAATCGGTACTTGGCACATTATTGACCAACAAGGTCGTTCTCGCATCACCAGGTATTTTAATAACCATTCCCAGTTTTAAGCCGTCTACTTTAAGCTCTGGATTTAAGGCTTCAAGCTGCTCTTGAGTAACCCCTAATTTTCTATTGAGTGCCATATAACCTTCACTCTTTAAAACGGTATAATAGTTAAAGCTTTCTTCTACCAATTTCTCTTTACTGGGTTCAATATTAGGTACGTTAAGTTGCTGACCTGGTTGCAAAACAGCATCCATATTTGGATTAAGCGCTTCTAATTCTGGTACCGTAATTCCAAACTTATAAGCAACGCGCCACTTGCCTTCCTTAGGTTGAACTTTGTATTTTTTGATAGTATTTTCTAGAGAAACAACGCTTTCTACGGTCTTGTACCTAGGAATTTCAATTTTGTCGCCTTTCCGAAGATTTTCAGAATACAAGCGTTTATTGTGTTTTTTAATTTCATCAATAGTGACATTATATTCTTTAGATAGACTGTACAAAGTCTCTTTACGACTTACCCTGTGCTTCTTAAAACCAATCAATTCCTTAGTTTCCTCGGGCTCAACATCAACATCAATCTTACCTATTTTTGGAATGATCAAAACCGTATCTGGCTTTAATCCTTTTTTTGCATCTGGATTTAGTGCGTATAGATCAAAAGGAGTGACTTTATATTTCTTGGCAATACTTTCAATAGTTTCCTCTTTTTTGACTTTATGAGTTCTATACTCTTGAGCAAAGGCCACAAAGCCAAAAAATAAAAGTACGATGATCGCTATAATTTTTTTCATTCAAAATATATTTTGATGTTTCCTTTTTTTTCGGAAACTCTATAATGTATTCATTTTATCAACTTAATGAAAATTGACTCCAATAAAACGTTGGTATTGATACTTATTTTAGATAAAAAAGACTTCTCAAGTATTGAGAAGACTTTTTTATCTATAACAAAATCATTTTCTTTAAGCCTAATGCACCACCGCGGTTGCTCATTTTATAAAATTACTCCCACTCAATGGTTGCTGGCGGTTTTGAGCTAATGTCATATACTACTCTATTAACGCCTTTTACTCTATTTATTATCTCGTTAGATGTTTTTTGCAAAAACTCATAAGGTAAATTCACCCAATCTGCCGTCATTCCATCTGTACTTTCAACAGCTCTCAAAGCCACGCATTTTTCGTAGGTACGCTCATCTCCCATAACACCAACACTATTCACTGGTAATAGGATGGCTCCTGCCTGCCAGACTTTATCGTAGAGGTTCCAAGATTTCAAATTATCAATAAAAACTGCATCTACTTCTTGTAAGATGCGTACTTTCTCGGCGGTAATGTCTCCTAAAATCCGGATTGCCAAACCTGGACCAGGGAATGGATGGCGTCCTAAAATTTCTGGATACATATCCATAGATGCACCCACCCTACGAACCTCATCCTTAAATAGGGATTTTAATGGCTCAACGATTTTCAGCTTCATAAAATCGGGCAATCCCCCAACATTATGATGACTCTTTATAGTTGCACTTGGACCACCTGTTGCCGATACACTTTCTATAACATCAGGATATATGGTACCTTGTGCTAACCAAATGACATTATCAATATCATGCGCTTCATCATCAAAAACCTCAATAAAGGTTTTCCCAATGGCTTTACGTTTAAGTTCAGGATCACTTAAGTCTTTTAAGGCATCCAAAAAGCGTGCCGAAGCATCAACACCTTTTACATTGAGTCCCATACCTTCATATTGTTTTAAGACCTCTTGGTATTCATTTTTCCGAAGTAAACCATTATTTACAAAAATACAATACAGGTTTTTCCCTATTGCTTTATGCAACAACATGGCTGATACTGAAGAGTCTACACCTCCCGAAAGACCGAGAACAACTTTATCATCACCAATTTTTTGTTGTAGCTCTTCAACCGTCTCCTCTACGAAAGATTGTGGGGTCCAGTCTTGTTCTACTTTAGCAATATGCACCAAAAAGTTCTCCAAAAGTTGCTTCCCATCTGTAGAGTGATAGACTTCTGGATGAAATTGTATACCGTAAGTTTGCTCTCCTTCGATACTATAAGCTGCATTTTCGACATCTTTTGTACTAGCGATAAGCTTACAATTTTCAGGAAGTTTCTTAATGGTATCGCTGTGGCTCATCCAAACTTGGCTGCCGGCATCGATATGTTTAAAAAGCGGTTCTTCAACCATCACATAGGCCAAATTTGCGCGACCATATTCTCTTGTGCTGGATTCTGCTACCAATCCGCCCGAAAAGTGCGCCAAATACTGGGCACCATAGCATACTGCCAATAAAGGTTTCTTGCCTCTTATGTTTTCTAAATCTGGATGCAGTACCGCTTCTCCCCTTACGGAAATTGGACTTCCTGAAAGAATAACGGCTTTGAAACTATCTGAATCTTTTGGAATTTTATTGAATGGATGAATCTCACAATAGATGTTCAATTCTCTTACTCGGCGTGCAATAAGCTGGGTGTATTGCGAGCCAAAATCTAAAATAAGGACTTTGTTGTGTTGCATGCACAAAAATAAGGATAGATTTTAGAACGGCGTTTTTAAGGCTTTAATTTTTTGTCAGAATTATTAACAGTTATCCCTTCCGCTTTAAAAGCTTAGTGATTATTCGTTTTAGTCTATTATGTCGAGATTAACTTTTTTCAAATGATGGTTCTGAAAAAAAAGACCAACTCAAATGAGTTGGTCTTTTCAAAAGCTTATGGACTTGCTACAATATTATTTGGTAGCCTTTATGAATTTATTATTAATGGTCTTACCATTAGCATGGATCAACAAGAAGTAAGCGCCATTAGAAAGGTTAGAGACATCTACATTAAATTCAGATGCTGCTTTAAGTGATCCTTTAATGAAAGTCTGCCCCATTAGAGATACAACCTCATAAGATGCAGCACCTCCAGCATAATTCTGAAGTTTCACGTTCAATATATCTCTTGCTGGTACAGGATACATCTTCACCTCAACATTAGCAAATGTTTGGTCGGTTGTGCTAAGCGCAGCAAACTCATTAAGGTTTGTTGCTGAGCCCTCTGTGATTTCCAATAGTGTACAACCTGGCAATGCCACAATCCCATCAAGATCAAAACCATCAGTTGAGACTGAGTTCCCCGGCGTAGTATCTAACAATTTCACATGTGTTATGTAAGATAGGTATACTGACGCATTTGAAATGTCAAGACTAGAAGATTCATCTGTCATCACCGAGCCTATCATGAAAAAATTAATTCCATCCTGTGACACATACACATCGGCAGATTCTGCATAAGAATCGAAATCCTGGGATCCGAATGTGGTCTCTACCACTTCTAGATCTGCTCCACTCTGGTTAAGAACAGCACCGTCAAACCCGATTGTAATCTCACCACCGTATCCTAGAGATACAAAGTTAAACGAATCATCACCCTCTGGTTCACCCAAAGCTTTAGAAGGGTCTATACGCGTTGGATCAGTAATGGCTTGTCCATTCTTTTTAGGACCTGGCGTATAGCTATTTTCCACAACAAAAGCACCATAACAAAGATCGTTCTCGTCATTTGGCATGTTTTCACAACCATTTAATGCCTCAACACCATCCACGTCAAAACCATCTCCACTACCTGTAGTGATATCGGTTATTCGAACTTGAGTCACGTATACCACAGGAATTCCTTGAAGATCAATAGCACCATCACGACAAATCTCGCCGGCATTGAACCAGGTCGTTCCATCTTGGGACACTTCTACCATGGCACGCTCATCATTAGCTCCTGAGCAATTATCTCCAGAAAATGAAGTCTCGTAGATCATGATGTCATCGCCATCAGCATTGTAAACTGCTCCAGCAAATTGCAAGGTCAAATAACCGTTAATCCCTAAGGATACAAAACCTCCAGCAGCATTTGATCTGTCTGGCTCTCCTAAAGCCGTTGTAGCATCTCCTCTATTTGCTGCAACTGCATTACCGTTAGAATTCTGGCCTTGCTCAAAGGCAATCACCTCGGCAGCATAACAGCCATCTGGAGATACTACCTCATCACAGACGTCGCCAATTCCATTATTATTTGAATCTATTTGATCTGGGTTAATTGTATTTGGACAATTATCTAAATTATCATCAACTCCGTCATTATCGTCGTCATCATCACAAGCATTACCTATTCCATCATTGTCGGAATCTCCTTGATTAATAGCGGTAATGAGTCCTTCCTCGCTATAATCAATCATTAAATTTGGTGTTGATGAAATTTCTTCAACAGTTCTAGGAATATTCCAAAACCGAATATTGTCAATTTCACCATCAAAATAGTAACCAAACGGAGTGTCTGAGCAGGCGTCCTTACCCAGTTTTACTGTATAATCGTTATTGAGATTTGTAATTTGGCAGTTTGCGGCCGCATCGACACCTCCGTCGACGATGAGCGTAATGTTACTACCTTCCCTTACGACTGCGATATGATGCCATTGATTATCATTAATTGCCGCAACAGAATTTATACTGCAAAAATTTGTAAAATTGGTATCTTCTATAGCCTCATAATAAAAAGTTCCATTAGAAGCTAATCTAATATTCCAGAAATTATCGCTATTACAGTCATCTCTCTTAGAAATTAATGCGGCTGGAAAACCTATTGGCATTTGATCTGTTTTTACTGAAAACTCAATTGTAAAATCCCCTATTCCAAAATTCGTTTCTTCAATATTACCCAAATCAACGAAATCATTTTCCCCGCTAAAACTTAGACATTCATCTTGGTCGCCACAAACATCGCCTACTCCATTACTATCAGCATCTGCCTGATCTGGGTTAGGGGTGTTCGGGCAGTTGTCTACTGCATTATCTACACCATCGTTATCGTCATCACCGTTTGGCGTGTCGTCGCAAACATCTCCAATTAAATCACCGTCGGTATCCGCTTGATCGGCGTTGGCAGTTTCGGGGCAATTGTCATCTTCGTCTGCGATGCCGTCACCGTCTGAGTCACTAATACAGTTATCAATAACTTTTCCAAAGTAAAAGAATGCAACACCTCCATTTAACTCACCATAATCAAAGCTAATTGAGGTATAACTACCGGGAAGTTTTACGATTACCCTTCCTTCGTTTGCAGTGATTGAATTCTCGCCAACCACATAAGTAACTGGTGTTCCGTTATTTATATCAGAATCTTTGGCTACAACCTCTAAGGATGATATTAAACCGCCTGTAGCGTCTCCTTCATCACTAAAGAATGTCACCGTTCTTGGTTGCTGATATTTACCAACTGAATAAAGAAAGAATGCAGGATCAATAACTGGTTCATCAAAAGTAATTGTTCGAGTAGCTTGTGAAGTATTACTCACATAGTTAGTACCAAATAAGTAATTAATCTCATCATTTGTAAATACAGAATTACCATTATTGTCAACTATTTCATCGCCCTCATTAATTATATTATTTTTATCGCCAGGGCTCAGTTCTGTAAAATTTAGACTTGTTGAGGATGTCACTGTAAATGGTACTCCATCTAATATACCGTAAGCCGTTGTATTTATTTGTGAATCTAGTTCTAATGGGTCTGATAAAATGATATCAGCTACGCATTGTTCTAGGGATTGAGCAGAGGTCATGAAGCAACTAAAACTCAATATTCCAATCAATAATGGTCTTTTGAATTTTGAAATGTTGCTGATAAAACAACAACATAAATTTATTGTGAATTTTGTAATCATAATAAGAAATTAAAAAAGCAGATACAGGCACCACCTATTCATCGATAGTTATTAACGCAATACACTGCAATAGCAAAGGTTATACATTAAAGCGCTCCATAACTAATATCTAACCACAAGCCGTTGATCACGCTAACTGCGGTCTTTATTTGTTACAAAACAGCAACGCATTATGCTATTAATCAGTTGCAAATATGCTTTAGGGAGGTAACTCTGTTCAAATAACTAAACAATTTTAAAAAGGCAGGTATGATATTCGACGAAGCGTATATATTTCTAGCTAAAAAAAGATAAGCTGTTAAAAAAATCGATAAAAGGCATTCTTTATAAAACACTAATTACAAAGGAGTTGATACGATACTTTAAGAAGATTTTAAGAAAACATTTAACAGTTAGCTACTCGTACCACTAACTCCCTATTTATGCGCTTTTCTGTAATAATTTAAAAACAAAAGATTGAATTTTTATACTTCAATAATAGAAAAACAACCTGCCAATGGATCTAATTTTTCCATGAGTTTCGGAAGCAAATGTTCACCATGTTCCAAATAGAATTCGGAGAAGTTCATTTGCCGCTCTTGCAAACTTTCATTGGGAAACAGTGCGTTTTGAAGTTCTGTAACTCGAGCCAAGTAATCTTCAAGTTTACGTTTTTGTGCTTTTAACAGGCGTTGTTCCAAATGTTCCAAACCTTTGATTTGTTTGGTCTCTTGGGCGGCAACGGCGCCTTTAAACGATTTGTCGGTTTCTTCTGCTAAGGCATATAAGTCTTTGAACTGTTGTTCTAGATGCGCTTTTTGCTTCGAAAAATCAATATCCACTTCTGAGACCTGTTTGGTCACTTTTGTTCTTAACGCTGAAGTTTTTAAAAACAAATCTCCAATAGAGACGTCTAGCTTCTCTAATTTTTCTTGTTGCTTGGCGGTAATGAGCAAAGCGCTATTACGCAATAAAAGCATGGGGAATACCACGTCATTAAACTCAAAGTTTGATTTGAGTTGCATCCAGTAAGCCAACTCACCACCACCTCCAATATAACAGAGGTTGGGTAAAATCACTTCTTGATAAAGCGGGCGCATGATGACATTAGGCGAAAATCGTTCTGGTTTGTCATTAAGATGTGCCGTCAACTCACTCTCGCTCCAAGAGATCGCTGAATTGAGTACTTGATAACTATCTTCAACTTTTACAATGCGCTCCCGCAAGCCATCCTTAATATAAAAAAGGTTGATTTCCCTTGGGTTGACTTGTATCTTATAATTGCCTTCTAAGGTATTGAGTTGTTCGTTGGCTTCGGAAACATTGTTAAAAGAAACCTGCTTTAATAGCTCTGCCTTTGTTTGCGGTAAAAACAAGCGCTTTAATTCGCCATCATTCCCATCTACAATAACCAAACCATAATCCTTAAAAAGCGCATTTACCAAATACTGCATCGCTTGGGTTAAATTGTCTTGCTCTAAATAGGCTTTTCGGAACAGCGTCTTTAGAGCTTCAGCGTTATCGGTAGTATTGAGTTGATTTCCAAAAACTTCAAAAACATCGTCCAATCCCTTCAGATCCAATGCTCCTACGGCACCAGAAGACTCTCGATTCCATTGTACTTTCTTTCCGTCGAAATTAAAGAAGTTAATCTCTTCAAAATCATGGTCTTCACTCGCCATCCAATAAACAGGAACAAAATCATAGTCGGCATATTCGGCCTTCAGTTGTTTGCAAAGATTGATGGTAGATACAATTTTATAGAAAAAGTACAGTGGCCCTGTAAATAAATTAAGTTGGTGTCCCGAAGTAATGGTAAAGGTTTTGGCATCTCCCAATGCTTCGATATGCTCATTGGTGAGATGAGAACTCTCCAGATTTTGATACTGTCGTTTTAAAGCATCAACCAAAACGGTTCTTGACTCTGTTTGAAAAGCAGCAGACTTTTCTTCTATTTGAGCCTTAAAATTTTCTAAATGCGGAAAGCGGTGGTAAAATGGTTTTAATTCGCTCTTTTCATCTAGGTAATCACAAATTAATGAAGAAAAATAATTGGTGTCTTTAAAGGCGATACAGTCAGTTGGCATAACAATTCGATTGAAAGGTAAAGATAAGGTGCTTGTTTTTTTGAAGTCCTAAATTTTAGTTAATTCAAAGTTCTGTGGCACTATTCAAAAAAGTTTACCACAAATGCAAAAATAAGTATTTGTAATCATTCTAAGTATTCACGTTTTCTTAACACCTTAACCTTAGCATAAAGTTTATTTAATGCAACCG
Proteins encoded in this window:
- a CDS encoding MauE/DoxX family redox-associated membrane protein, yielding MNNPWHLYLMAAMYIFAGAMHFIKPKMYLRIMPRYLPNPKLLVILSGIAEIILGIALCIPVLKAFSIYAIIAMLAVFLLVHVYMLSSEKAAAGIPKWILLLRLPLQFGLMYWALWYL
- a CDS encoding DUF3820 family protein; the encoded protein is MLQPDKNFLIKLAHTKMPYGKFEGRYIIDLPEHYVVWYHSKGFPKGQLGDMLNQVYELKLNGLESLIWDIKKRYPKP
- a CDS encoding OsmC family protein, whose product is MTSKVTYLGNLRTESTHLKSGNSFLTDAPTDNNGKGEAFSPTDTVATGLASCMLTVMGIKAQDLGLDMTGTNAEVTKTMASNPRRISKIEVVVTFPFEADAKSKTILERTANTCPVHYSLHPEIEKVIVFNWN
- a CDS encoding LysM peptidoglycan-binding domain-containing protein, translating into MKKIIAIIVLLFFGFVAFAQEYRTHKVKKEETIESIAKKYKVTPFDLYALNPDAKKGLKPDTVLIIPKIGKIDVDVEPEETKELIGFKKHRVSRKETLYSLSKEYNVTIDEIKKHNKRLYSENLRKGDKIEIPRYKTVESVVSLENTIKKYKVQPKEGKWRVAYKFGITVPELEALNPNMDAVLQPGQQLNVPNIEPSKEKLVEESFNYYTVLKSEGYMALNRKLGVTQEQLEALNPELKVDGLKLGMVIKIPGDARTTLLVNNVPSTDLTKNLKNLKPKNIALMLPFKTNKIDVDSIEATKKAIRTDGFLSVSLDFHAGVLMALDSAKQLGISTNLKVFDTKNQSSEISKILRENDFTRYDAVIGPLLTENFDAVASALKTDSIPVLSPLTMPKNLYGNVFQTIPSNELLEQTIINYVKSDSLSRRMIIVSDSKNKAISDRLKTEFPEAKQVFSRKNKEGQEAYFIYQTDLLNAIGKGRNIVFLETKNEGFASNVISMINGMTTDNNEIILMTTNKNKAFEGKEISNYHLSNLKFHYPSPNRTTDVSTASNAFVRAYRRIYNVSPNKYGVRGFDLTFDLLLRLSYGENLYKSSPNTLETEYVENKFRYSKKPFGGYYNEAVYIVKYDNMTIIEAKL
- the guaA gene encoding glutamine-hydrolyzing GMP synthase, which produces MQHNKVLILDFGSQYTQLIARRVRELNIYCEIHPFNKIPKDSDSFKAVILSGSPISVRGEAVLHPDLENIRGKKPLLAVCYGAQYLAHFSGGLVAESSTREYGRANLAYVMVEEPLFKHIDAGSQVWMSHSDTIKKLPENCKLIASTKDVENAAYSIEGEQTYGIQFHPEVYHSTDGKQLLENFLVHIAKVEQDWTPQSFVEETVEELQQKIGDDKVVLGLSGGVDSSVSAMLLHKAIGKNLYCIFVNNGLLRKNEYQEVLKQYEGMGLNVKGVDASARFLDALKDLSDPELKRKAIGKTFIEVFDDEAHDIDNVIWLAQGTIYPDVIESVSATGGPSATIKSHHNVGGLPDFMKLKIVEPLKSLFKDEVRRVGASMDMYPEILGRHPFPGPGLAIRILGDITAEKVRILQEVDAVFIDNLKSWNLYDKVWQAGAILLPVNSVGVMGDERTYEKCVALRAVESTDGMTADWVNLPYEFLQKTSNEIINRVKGVNRVVYDISSKPPATIEWE
- a CDS encoding thrombospondin type 3 repeat-containing protein, coding for MIGILSFSCFMTSAQSLEQCVADIILSDPLELDSQINTTAYGILDGVPFTVTSSTSLNFTELSPGDKNNIINEGDEIVDNNGNSVFTNDEINYLFGTNYVSNTSQATRTITFDEPVIDPAFFLYSVGKYQQPRTVTFFSDEGDATGGLISSLEVVAKDSDINNGTPVTYVVGENSITANEGRVIVKLPGSYTSISFDYGELNGGVAFFYFGKVIDNCISDSDGDGIADEDDNCPETANADQADTDGDLIGDVCDDTPNGDDDNDGVDNAVDNCPNTPNPDQADADSNGVGDVCGDQDECLSFSGENDFVDLGNIEETNFGIGDFTIEFSVKTDQMPIGFPAALISKRDDCNSDNFWNIRLASNGTFYYEAIEDTNFTNFCSINSVAAINDNQWHHIAVVREGSNITLIVDGGVDAAANCQITNLNNDYTVKLGKDACSDTPFGYYFDGEIDNIRFWNIPRTVEEISSTPNLMIDYSEEGLITAINQGDSDNDGIGNACDDDDDNDGVDDNLDNCPNTINPDQIDSNNNGIGDVCDEVVSPDGCYAAEVIAFEQGQNSNGNAVAANRGDATTALGEPDRSNAAGGFVSLGINGYLTLQFAGAVYNADGDDIMIYETSFSGDNCSGANDERAMVEVSQDGTTWFNAGEICRDGAIDLQGIPVVYVTQVRITDITTGSGDGFDVDGVEALNGCENMPNDENDLCYGAFVVENSYTPGPKKNGQAITDPTRIDPSKALGEPEGDDSFNFVSLGYGGEITIGFDGAVLNQSGADLEVVETTFGSQDFDSYAESADVYVSQDGINFFMIGSVMTDESSSLDISNASVYLSYITHVKLLDTTPGNSVSTDGFDLDGIVALPGCTLLEITEGSATNLNEFAALSTTDQTFANVEVKMYPVPARDILNVKLQNYAGGAASYEVVSLMGQTFIKGSLKAASEFNVDVSNLSNGAYFLLIHANGKTINNKFIKATK
- the bshC gene encoding bacillithiol biosynthesis cysteine-adding enzyme BshC, whose protein sequence is MPTDCIAFKDTNYFSSLICDYLDEKSELKPFYHRFPHLENFKAQIEEKSAAFQTESRTVLVDALKRQYQNLESSHLTNEHIEALGDAKTFTITSGHQLNLFTGPLYFFYKIVSTINLCKQLKAEYADYDFVPVYWMASEDHDFEEINFFNFDGKKVQWNRESSGAVGALDLKGLDDVFEVFGNQLNTTDNAEALKTLFRKAYLEQDNLTQAMQYLVNALFKDYGLVIVDGNDGELKRLFLPQTKAELLKQVSFNNVSEANEQLNTLEGNYKIQVNPREINLFYIKDGLRERIVKVEDSYQVLNSAISWSESELTAHLNDKPERFSPNVIMRPLYQEVILPNLCYIGGGGELAYWMQLKSNFEFNDVVFPMLLLRNSALLITAKQQEKLEKLDVSIGDLFLKTSALRTKVTKQVSEVDIDFSKQKAHLEQQFKDLYALAEETDKSFKGAVAAQETKQIKGLEHLEQRLLKAQKRKLEDYLARVTELQNALFPNESLQERQMNFSEFYLEHGEHLLPKLMEKLDPLAGCFSIIEV